In one window of bacterium DNA:
- a CDS encoding Maf family protein — translation MLRNNKMHFSVPKRFRIVLASRSPRRCALLSRIIGRTEFEIRHSTIPETPIPDENAILYCMRVALAKASRVMAIESRSRTGSRRDLIVIAADTVISFKNKIIGQPKSKRDAVRILKLLSGKRHDVVTGLAVIMRHRSKFGRAEKSDLIVTKAVISRVWLRRLSDKTIHDYVQTGEPMDKAGAYAIQEKGKRLIEKYSGSYTNIVGLPVEVLRMILKRLSNNKICSGRTCSAENTDCMSSKIDHYNDYNKIIVQ, via the coding sequence ATGCTGCGAAATAACAAAATGCATTTTTCAGTTCCAAAGAGATTTAGGATCGTACTGGCTTCACGGTCTCCACGGCGCTGTGCCTTGCTTTCGCGCATAATTGGGAGGACGGAGTTTGAAATCAGGCACAGCACTATACCAGAAACGCCGATCCCGGACGAAAACGCGATCTTGTACTGCATGCGTGTCGCGCTGGCAAAAGCTTCGCGGGTCATGGCGATCGAATCGCGGTCGCGCACCGGCAGCCGGCGCGATCTGATAGTGATCGCTGCGGATACTGTTATTTCATTTAAAAATAAGATCATCGGGCAGCCAAAAAGCAAACGCGACGCGGTACGTATCCTCAAACTGCTGAGCGGTAAACGGCACGACGTTGTCACTGGTCTGGCTGTCATTATGCGACACCGGTCAAAGTTTGGGCGCGCTGAAAAGAGCGATCTTATCGTCACCAAAGCGGTGATCAGCCGCGTCTGGTTGAGACGACTGAGCGATAAAACGATACATGATTACGTGCAAACTGGCGAACCCATGGACAAAGCCGGTGCTTACGCGATCCAGGAAAAGGGGAAGCGCCTAATTGAAAAATACTCAGGCAGTTATACCAATATCGTAGGTCTGCCGGTGGAGGTGCTGCGCATGATCTTAAAGCGTTTATCGAATAATAAAATATGTAGTGGCAGAACTTGCTCTGCAGAGAATACGGATTGCATGTCGAGTAAAATCGACCACTACAATGACTATAACAAGATAATCGTGCAATGA
- the pbpC gene encoding penicillin-binding protein 1C, which produces MQKTIIIIFLTAVCVAVGFFVLPVSSNNTYPRFSSFRVLDRNGVLLREVLSRDYKTSVWVPLDSISPHVIRATVIREDKRFMIHHGIDLIALTRALATDVVKGKTVSGGSTITMQVAKMTLGMKNRGVWSKLLEMAYALKLELYLSKAQILEIYLNRSPYGNQAYGIEAAAVCYFEKKALQLSLGESALLAVIPQSPTVHNPFVNPDHVMNERNHLLETMLGYGVIDTLMFSVACSESPDIDDRRARFYAPHFVDYILAQLDPAVTNGRTEIMTTLDLNLQKDLEKLLATSINTLRNYNVTQGAAIVIKRGSGDILAMVGSKDYFDCRDGQVNGCTARRQPGSSIKPFLYALGLKCGIPVSTVLPDSAIEFRLPDGTRFAPQNYGERYHGPTRAREALGSSFNVPTVVLLERIGIERFHQYLRQTMHFTSLDREASHYGLALALGAAEATLLELTNGYRAFANGGVWKGERCFIAPAGGGQDTLPAMTATTVDIAYIITDILADNASRLKAFGDDSPLDLPFECAVKTGTSKNYRDNWCIGYTSGYVVGVWVGNFDGSPMHGVSGISGTAPLFRDIMIELHRDQLPAAFDEPPSLEHLSVCARSGLLPSSRCDRVIDEIFIPGTQPKDTCAESDNDRSRDIEMTTGPGNGKKGFHIVTPSAGDIFTIDPRVTYNSQAVIFKVQPDTVAISEVTFVLNGAELATSKPPFEFVWKPKPGEYMLEARGHTPDKTLIDRVSFRVF; this is translated from the coding sequence ATGCAAAAAACAATTATCATTATCTTCTTGACTGCCGTCTGCGTTGCTGTCGGATTTTTTGTCCTGCCCGTGTCTTCTAATAACACTTATCCACGGTTCAGCTCGTTCCGGGTTCTGGACCGTAACGGCGTTCTTCTGCGCGAGGTCCTGTCGCGCGATTACAAGACCAGCGTCTGGGTCCCGCTCGACTCGATATCGCCGCACGTCATCAGGGCGACCGTAATCAGGGAAGACAAAAGATTCATGATCCATCACGGGATCGATCTTATTGCGCTCACTCGGGCGCTGGCGACCGACGTCGTAAAAGGGAAGACCGTTTCCGGCGGATCGACGATAACCATGCAGGTCGCCAAGATGACGCTGGGGATGAAAAACCGCGGGGTATGGAGTAAACTACTTGAGATGGCGTACGCGCTGAAACTCGAGCTTTACTTGAGCAAAGCGCAGATCCTTGAAATTTACCTTAACCGGTCGCCGTACGGCAACCAGGCGTACGGCATCGAAGCAGCAGCGGTGTGCTATTTTGAAAAAAAAGCGCTCCAGCTGTCGCTTGGCGAATCGGCGCTGCTCGCCGTGATCCCCCAGTCGCCGACCGTGCATAATCCCTTCGTTAATCCAGACCATGTCATGAATGAACGAAACCATCTCCTTGAGACAATGCTGGGATATGGGGTTATTGACACGCTGATGTTCTCGGTCGCCTGCAGTGAATCGCCGGACATTGATGACAGAAGAGCGCGTTTCTACGCGCCTCATTTTGTCGACTATATTCTGGCTCAGCTGGATCCGGCGGTGACAAATGGCCGCACCGAGATCATGACCACGCTTGACCTTAACCTGCAAAAGGATCTGGAAAAACTCCTGGCAACGTCCATAAATACGCTGAGAAACTACAACGTGACCCAGGGAGCCGCCATCGTGATCAAGCGCGGCAGCGGCGATATCCTGGCAATGGTTGGTTCGAAGGATTATTTTGACTGCCGCGATGGCCAGGTCAACGGCTGCACGGCGCGGCGTCAGCCTGGTTCCAGCATCAAGCCGTTCCTCTACGCGCTCGGGTTGAAATGCGGCATACCGGTGAGCACGGTACTTCCTGACTCTGCGATCGAGTTTAGGCTTCCGGATGGCACGCGTTTCGCGCCGCAGAATTACGGAGAACGTTACCACGGCCCGACGCGCGCGCGCGAAGCTCTAGGCTCGTCGTTCAACGTACCGACCGTGGTCCTGCTTGAAAGAATTGGGATCGAACGATTCCACCAGTATTTACGGCAGACGATGCATTTTACAAGTCTGGACCGTGAAGCAAGCCATTATGGACTGGCGTTGGCATTAGGCGCAGCCGAAGCCACGCTGCTGGAACTCACGAATGGTTACCGCGCTTTTGCCAACGGCGGTGTCTGGAAAGGGGAGAGGTGTTTTATCGCGCCGGCAGGCGGCGGTCAGGACACGCTGCCGGCAATGACCGCAACCACCGTCGACATAGCGTATATCATCACAGACATCCTGGCCGATAACGCTAGCCGTCTTAAAGCCTTTGGCGATGATTCACCGCTCGACCTGCCTTTCGAATGCGCGGTGAAAACCGGAACATCGAAGAACTATCGCGACAACTGGTGTATTGGATACACCAGTGGCTACGTGGTCGGCGTATGGGTCGGCAATTTTGACGGATCACCGATGCACGGTGTCTCGGGTATTTCCGGGACGGCTCCCTTGTTCCGCGATATCATGATCGAACTCCACCGCGACCAGCTGCCTGCGGCTTTCGATGAACCCCCGTCCCTTGAGCATTTGTCAGTATGCGCCAGAAGTGGACTGCTCCCATCGTCACGATGCGACCGGGTCATCGATGAGATATTCATCCCCGGAACCCAACCGAAAGATACCTGTGCTGAAAGCGATAACGACCGGTCGCGGGACATTGAAATGACGACCGGACCCGGTAATGGGAAAAAGGGTTTTCATATAGTAACACCTTCTGCCGGCGACATTTTTACCATAGATCCCCGCGTTACCTATAACTCCCAGGCCGTTATCTTCAAAGTCCAGCCAGATACGGTTGCGATCAGTGAGGTAACCTTCGTGCTCAACGGTGCTGAGCTCGCGACCTCGAAACCGCCTTTTGAATTTGTCTGGAAGCCGAAACCCGGTGAATATATGCTGGAAGCCAGGGGTCACACCCCGGATAAGACCCTGATCGATCGCGTGTCGTTCCGCGTGTTCTAA
- a CDS encoding ATP-binding protein, with translation MTTEPSNTLICEKCGQQNDKNNKLCRSCGTPLYKNYYRGLWFRNMVVTFALFIVPLVIVFYILNFEVTSSFEHQIQTSLDYSVNVNARIIRLFLEERQKDLLSIADFDGMTLTEAGSRVNYFKRFIRNKPEFDLLVVADTTGTIVMATDDIHGSIKTRTYFKHSLRGEFYNSGIFYSDILDTTAMVVSSPFRNRAGRIIGVILANISLKNFYNLILDLRIGKTSEIFLVDENGYFLSPSKLGGDVLTQVAYLKGDPNPHTGSDGLLMHRDYRGEKVICAYKKNNDLHWYLISEMDVDEALAPVNALKNIMLLTFVIVGLFLIGSSIIFSRQVTSMLKNLTASLKAALDDSSAKKEMINTINIELRKRLKECQSLSTRLNISEVNLKNIANSITSGLIAVNREYRITYCNNAARVLLHTAYDLLDKNLFEAGTVFSDPVIKKAIEDLFTKGSGFRLDRKNVEIDGVHMTLTIAGFPVQTFDGLNTATLLLTDISDLELMNAQMADYEKLSALSQLALGAAHEINNPLQGITSYLEMLRDEETDVENKTRTQAVLDNAYRISETIRGLLNFARPTPPSFTKKNLNKLIIETISFLKHQPLFKKLKIENNLNEALPTVTADANQMRQVLINILLNAAQATPEGGTITVNTAKVKFEEFVEITVTDTGMGIKEEDLKKVFDPFFTTKKGTGTGLGLSISLSYIKNHNGDIHISSTVSKGTSVRIVVPVRQKGRVQGEVIE, from the coding sequence ATGACAACAGAACCATCCAACACTCTGATCTGCGAAAAGTGCGGCCAGCAGAACGACAAAAACAATAAACTGTGCCGCAGCTGCGGTACGCCGCTGTATAAGAACTATTACAGAGGGCTCTGGTTCAGAAATATGGTCGTCACATTCGCGCTATTTATTGTGCCTCTGGTAATCGTATTTTATATCCTGAATTTTGAAGTAACATCATCTTTCGAGCATCAGATCCAAACCAGTCTTGATTACTCGGTAAATGTTAATGCGCGCATTATCCGGCTGTTTTTGGAAGAAAGACAGAAAGACCTGTTGTCCATAGCGGACTTTGACGGCATGACTCTGACCGAAGCAGGTTCACGGGTCAATTACTTCAAGCGTTTTATCAGAAATAAACCGGAGTTTGACCTTCTAGTGGTCGCCGATACGACCGGCACGATCGTCATGGCAACAGACGACATCCATGGTTCGATCAAAACCCGTACGTATTTTAAGCATTCATTACGGGGTGAATTTTATAACAGCGGTATCTTCTATTCCGATATCCTCGACACGACCGCCATGGTCGTATCAAGTCCGTTTCGCAACCGTGCGGGCCGGATAATCGGCGTTATTCTTGCCAATATTTCGCTCAAAAACTTCTATAACCTGATCCTTGATCTGCGGATCGGAAAAACGAGCGAGATCTTTCTGGTCGATGAAAACGGGTATTTTCTCTCGCCCTCCAAGCTCGGCGGCGATGTTCTTACACAAGTCGCGTACTTAAAAGGGGATCCAAACCCCCACACTGGAAGCGATGGTCTGCTTATGCACCGTGATTACCGGGGTGAGAAAGTGATCTGCGCCTACAAAAAGAACAATGACCTGCATTGGTACCTGATCTCTGAAATGGACGTCGATGAAGCGCTCGCGCCGGTAAACGCGCTTAAAAATATCATGCTTCTGACATTCGTCATAGTCGGCCTGTTTCTGATCGGCTCGTCCATAATTTTTTCGCGACAGGTAACGTCCATGCTCAAGAACCTGACCGCGAGCTTGAAAGCGGCGCTTGACGATAGCAGTGCGAAGAAAGAAATGATCAACACGATCAACATAGAGCTACGCAAGCGCTTAAAAGAGTGCCAAAGCCTGAGCACCAGGCTCAACATATCCGAAGTAAATCTCAAAAATATTGCCAACAGCATCACCAGCGGACTGATCGCCGTTAACCGTGAATACCGGATAACCTACTGTAATAACGCCGCCCGGGTATTATTGCATACTGCCTATGACCTTTTGGATAAAAATCTTTTCGAAGCCGGGACGGTTTTTTCCGATCCGGTCATCAAAAAAGCGATCGAAGACCTTTTTACGAAAGGCAGCGGTTTCCGCCTGGACCGCAAAAATGTTGAAATCGATGGCGTGCACATGACCTTGACAATAGCCGGGTTTCCGGTTCAGACCTTTGACGGACTGAACACGGCGACGCTTTTGCTAACTGACATATCGGATCTAGAACTCATGAATGCGCAGATGGCGGATTACGAGAAGCTGTCGGCTTTGAGCCAGCTCGCGTTGGGTGCCGCGCATGAGATTAACAACCCGCTCCAGGGTATAACATCATATCTGGAAATGCTGCGCGACGAAGAGACTGACGTCGAGAATAAAACCCGAACCCAGGCCGTCCTTGATAACGCGTACCGGATATCGGAGACGATCCGCGGTCTTCTGAATTTCGCTCGCCCGACTCCCCCTTCTTTCACAAAGAAAAATCTTAACAAACTGATCATCGAGACGATATCATTCTTGAAACATCAGCCGCTGTTTAAAAAACTGAAGATCGAAAATAATTTGAACGAAGCCCTGCCCACGGTAACAGCCGATGCCAACCAGATGCGCCAGGTTCTCATCAATATTCTCCTTAACGCAGCACAGGCGACGCCGGAAGGAGGGACGATAACGGTGAATACCGCTAAAGTAAAATTCGAGGAATTCGTCGAAATCACCGTTACCGACACGGGCATGGGTATTAAGGAAGAAGATCTTAAAAAAGTATTCGATCCCTTTTTTACGACTAAGAAAGGAACGGGAACCGGCCTGGGATTGAGCATAAGTTTAAGCTATATCAAGAACCATAATGGTGACATTCATATATCAAGCACGGTAAGCAAAGGGACGAGCGTAAGGATCGTTGTACCCGTGCGTCAGAAGGGCCGGGTTCAGGGGGAGGTTATTGAATAA
- a CDS encoding sigma-54 dependent transcriptional regulator, translating into MAESIMIIDDEVLTLNNLKRALTREGYEVLISDNGENGLAIYRERRPNLVLVDLMLPGIDGLEVLKRIKAIDPETVVIMITAYEILEKAVQAMKLGAYDYLLKPFKLVDLKIVISRALELQQLRLRISETIETEKGKYYFGRIIAKNQAMKDTLETAHKIASLDKTTVLLKGESGTGKELLARAIHYNSKRLDKPFVEINCAAIPETLLESELFGYEPGAFTDAKKRKIGLLEKANMGTLFLDEIADMSLPVQAKVLKVLEEQVFTRLGGTQETKCNVRVIAATNKNLQQEISAGRFREDLFYRLNVVPLEIPPLRARTEDIIPLALTFMQDFNHELHRTYKGITGPAAIALTQYSWPGNVRELKNVIERIMSLNDSEEIKPEQLPQEIRALKAASGLEPLMQKQQSSFMTLDELERKYIKEILTHTQGNKTKAAQILGIHSTSLFRKLKKRK; encoded by the coding sequence ATGGCTGAATCGATCATGATCATTGATGATGAAGTCCTCACGTTGAATAACCTGAAGCGGGCATTGACCCGGGAAGGTTATGAAGTATTGATCAGCGATAATGGCGAGAATGGCCTTGCCATCTACCGTGAGCGCCGTCCCAATCTCGTCCTGGTTGATCTTATGCTCCCCGGTATTGACGGCCTTGAAGTGCTGAAGCGCATCAAAGCCATTGACCCGGAAACGGTCGTTATCATGATCACCGCGTACGAGATCCTTGAAAAGGCAGTGCAGGCGATGAAACTGGGCGCTTACGATTATCTGTTAAAACCTTTCAAACTCGTCGATCTGAAGATCGTGATCAGCCGAGCGCTTGAACTTCAGCAGCTCCGGCTGCGCATATCCGAAACGATCGAAACCGAAAAAGGTAAATACTATTTCGGCCGAATTATTGCCAAGAACCAGGCTATGAAAGATACCCTGGAAACCGCGCATAAAATCGCCAGCCTCGACAAAACAACGGTGCTGCTCAAAGGAGAAAGCGGCACTGGAAAGGAATTGCTAGCGCGCGCGATCCATTATAACAGCAAGCGCCTGGATAAGCCATTTGTCGAGATCAACTGCGCGGCGATCCCGGAAACTCTGCTGGAAAGCGAGTTGTTCGGTTATGAACCGGGCGCGTTCACGGACGCTAAAAAACGTAAAATTGGTCTATTGGAAAAAGCGAATATGGGCACTCTGTTCCTTGATGAAATCGCTGACATGAGTCTGCCGGTCCAGGCTAAAGTCCTTAAGGTCCTGGAAGAACAGGTATTTACCAGGCTGGGCGGGACGCAAGAAACTAAATGCAATGTCAGAGTAATCGCCGCCACGAATAAAAATCTTCAACAGGAGATTTCAGCTGGCCGGTTCCGCGAAGATCTGTTTTATCGGCTCAATGTCGTGCCGCTTGAGATACCGCCTTTGCGCGCCCGGACTGAAGATATAATACCGCTAGCGCTTACTTTCATGCAGGATTTCAATCATGAGTTGCACCGGACGTATAAGGGGATAACCGGTCCAGCTGCGATCGCCCTTACCCAGTATTCTTGGCCTGGAAATGTCCGGGAGCTTAAGAATGTTATCGAACGTATCATGAGTCTCAATGATAGCGAAGAAATAAAACCCGAACAGCTGCCCCAGGAAATCCGAGCCTTGAAAGCTGCCAGCGGGTTGGAACCATTGATGCAAAAACAGCAGTCAAGCTTCATGACCCTGGACGAACTGGAGAGAAAGTATATCAAGGAAATATTAACGCATACCCAGGGGAATAAGACAAAAGCAGCGCAGATACTCGGCATCCACAGTACATCATTATTCAGAAAACTGAAGAAACGCAAATAA
- a CDS encoding Glu/Leu/Phe/Val dehydrogenase: protein MVKIAEDTKSKEKKYDPFMEATLQYEKAANSLDLEPWIYNRLKYPEKELTVHMTITRDSGLVETFTGYRVQHSTIRGPGKGGIRYSPDASLSECKALAAWMTWKCAVLDLPLGGAKGAVICNPPDMSENELEKLTKEFTYAIKDIIGPHKDVPAPDVYTNSQTMAWICDAYSRYVGHFEPAVVTGKPLEIGGSRGRSQATGLGMYYTLLEASKYLDLPLEGMRVGLIGYGNVGSSIARLLNDYGCRIVAITDIYGGIYKKNGINIKDLDAFVKKTKTIKDFPNHDAITNEDLLKLDCELLLPCAMEGMITTQNAPSIKAKIICEGANGPTTTEATTILSDMGVFIIPDILANAGGVTVSYLEWVQNVQSLFFTEEEVRERCWQKMCQAFGDVVRIKDKYKIDMRLAAYTLAVQRVADSVRMLGKIGRN, encoded by the coding sequence ATGGTTAAAATAGCCGAAGATACAAAAAGCAAAGAAAAGAAATATGATCCGTTTATGGAAGCCACTTTGCAATATGAAAAGGCTGCCAATTCACTGGATCTTGAACCCTGGATATATAACCGCTTGAAATATCCAGAGAAAGAACTCACTGTTCATATGACAATTACCCGGGACAGTGGTCTAGTAGAAACTTTTACCGGGTATCGTGTCCAGCATTCCACGATCCGCGGACCGGGTAAAGGCGGAATACGCTACAGCCCTGATGCGTCATTGAGCGAATGCAAAGCGCTCGCTGCCTGGATGACATGGAAATGCGCTGTACTCGACCTTCCGTTAGGCGGGGCAAAAGGCGCGGTTATCTGCAACCCGCCCGATATGTCGGAGAATGAGCTTGAGAAACTAACCAAAGAATTCACGTATGCGATAAAAGATATCATTGGTCCGCACAAAGACGTGCCGGCGCCGGATGTCTATACAAATTCCCAAACCATGGCATGGATCTGCGATGCGTACAGCCGGTATGTCGGGCATTTTGAACCAGCCGTGGTTACCGGGAAACCGCTTGAAATCGGCGGGTCCCGCGGCCGAAGCCAGGCTACAGGTTTGGGCATGTACTACACGCTGCTTGAGGCTTCCAAGTACCTTGATTTGCCGCTTGAAGGCATGCGCGTTGGTCTCATTGGATACGGGAACGTGGGTTCATCGATCGCGCGTTTGCTTAATGACTATGGCTGCCGCATCGTTGCCATAACCGATATATATGGCGGTATCTATAAGAAAAATGGTATCAATATCAAGGATCTGGACGCTTTTGTAAAGAAAACCAAGACCATCAAAGATTTTCCGAACCATGATGCGATAACAAATGAAGACCTACTGAAGTTAGATTGTGAACTGCTCCTCCCCTGCGCTATGGAAGGAATGATCACTACTCAGAATGCTCCATCCATCAAAGCAAAGATCATCTGCGAAGGCGCAAATGGCCCCACGACAACGGAAGCCACTACTATTCTCAGCGACATGGGTGTTTTCATTATCCCTGATATTCTGGCCAATGCCGGCGGGGTTACGGTATCATACCTGGAATGGGTGCAGAACGTTCAGAGCCTTTTCTTTACTGAGGAAGAAGTCAGGGAAAGATGCTGGCAGAAAATGTGCCAGGCATTTGGTGATGTCGTTCGTATAAAGGATAAGTACAAAATCGATATGCGATTGGCCGCTTATACGCTGGCCGTACAGCGAGTGGCCGATTCAGTCAGAATGTTAGGAAAAATCGGCAGAAACTGA
- a CDS encoding NAD(P)H-dependent oxidoreductase subunit E, translating to MEIKTDEVHGILQKYRNRKSALLAVLQDIQEKYNWLPEPVLRMVSEELCVPLIDIYSVATFYRAFSLVPRGRHLCTVCLGTACHVRGAPTVLSRVEDKLGIEAGCTTRDEEFTLETVNCLGACALAPIVVIDGKYHGQTTVHKVDTIFSEIKKVKPAQKAAKKTRTKTTKKVKTRTTTKKKK from the coding sequence ATGGAAATAAAGACTGACGAAGTGCATGGAATTCTCCAAAAATACAGAAACAGGAAGTCAGCATTGCTTGCTGTACTGCAGGATATCCAGGAAAAATACAACTGGTTGCCTGAGCCGGTCTTAAGAATGGTTTCAGAGGAACTATGTGTACCCTTAATCGATATTTATTCTGTTGCAACGTTTTACCGCGCGTTCAGCCTGGTTCCCCGAGGCAGGCATTTGTGCACTGTATGTCTGGGTACCGCCTGCCATGTTCGGGGCGCTCCGACCGTTCTCAGCAGAGTCGAGGATAAACTGGGGATCGAAGCTGGTTGCACGACGAGAGATGAAGAATTTACTTTGGAAACGGTTAATTGCCTTGGTGCGTGTGCGCTTGCTCCTATCGTCGTGATCGACGGCAAATACCACGGGCAGACGACTGTTCACAAAGTTGACACAATCTTTTCCGAAATTAAGAAGGTTAAGCCTGCACAAAAAGCAGCGAAAAAAACAAGGACAAAAACAACAAAAAAAGTCAAAACCCGAACCACAACCAAGAAAAAAAAGTGA
- a CDS encoding DRTGG domain-containing protein has product MILKEIIDILNAAVLSNRESLNLDIQRVIACDLMSDVLAFGDSGALLITGLINTQVIRTCEIAGIQAVVFVRGKKPTVETVKMSEDFGITVMQSDLSTFEACGRLFAQGLASGLTKV; this is encoded by the coding sequence GTGATACTTAAAGAAATCATAGATATTTTGAACGCTGCAGTGCTCTCAAATCGCGAATCTCTGAACCTGGACATACAGCGTGTCATTGCCTGTGATCTGATGAGCGACGTATTGGCTTTCGGCGATTCCGGAGCGCTTCTGATAACCGGGTTGATTAACACTCAGGTCATCCGTACGTGCGAAATAGCAGGGATCCAGGCGGTCGTCTTTGTACGCGGAAAAAAACCAACGGTAGAAACGGTTAAGATGAGCGAGGATTTTGGCATTACGGTCATGCAGTCAGATTTGTCGACATTTGAGGCATGCGGCCGGCTGTTCGCCCAAGGTTTGGCTTCGGGTTTGACAAAGGTATGA
- a CDS encoding ATP-binding protein produces the protein MNEGETIFHEEFTVRGGDFANAGDASCRIRRILKDIGVDADIIRRVAIASYEAEMNVVMYAKSGIMMLDVTSVQILIKVEDQGQGIENIELAMQPGFSTATPEMREMGFGAGMGLPNIKKNSDVFDIKSELGSGTRLKIIIHLNGKHA, from the coding sequence ATGAACGAAGGCGAAACAATATTTCACGAGGAGTTTACAGTCCGGGGCGGCGATTTTGCCAACGCGGGCGACGCTTCCTGCAGGATCCGGCGGATCCTCAAAGATATCGGTGTCGACGCCGACATTATTCGGCGCGTAGCGATCGCTTCTTATGAAGCAGAAATGAACGTGGTAATGTACGCAAAATCCGGGATAATGATGCTGGACGTTACATCGGTGCAGATCCTGATCAAAGTCGAGGACCAGGGTCAAGGAATAGAGAATATCGAATTGGCGATGCAACCCGGGTTTTCAACAGCCACGCCGGAGATGCGGGAAATGGGATTTGGCGCCGGCATGGGCTTGCCCAATATCAAAAAGAATTCGGATGTATTTGACATCAAGTCCGAGCTGGGCAGCGGCACCCGGCTTAAGATCATTATCCATTTGAACGGTAAACATGCCTGA
- a CDS encoding [Fe-Fe] hydrogenase large subunit C-terminal domain-containing protein, translating to MPENRIYHSIKIDVQHCIGCVACMKACPTKAIRVRKRRAIINYDRCIDCGECLRVCPCNAVVSLTTSAADLSRFKYKVALPSPVLYSQFGQNTMPNTVLAALEETGFDRVYDEAVICEMTSLAIEEYLVNRKGAGPTISTTCPVVVRLIQRLFPDLCSLIVPIEPPREIAAKNLRAEISKKLDIPDNEIGIIHITSCPAKMVSINQPESMSKSYLNGAVSIRDIFNQIMMKIKKPSLHGIMDPQWSSSSIGINWAITGGETNCLKTSNTIAVSGVYDTIRILGDVESGRLKKINYLECMICPDGCVGGPLAVENRFIAKSNIIRLIRHLGNRRVVDAGYVRKLYKDGFFSFEHAVAPRPFTPLDNNRDMAIKKFKMKEQIMKKLPGINCGVCGAPDCETLAEDIAREAARLEECIFLAAT from the coding sequence ATGCCTGAGAACAGGATTTATCATTCCATTAAAATAGACGTGCAGCACTGTATCGGCTGCGTTGCCTGCATGAAAGCGTGTCCGACCAAAGCCATCCGTGTCCGAAAGCGACGGGCCATCATAAATTATGACCGCTGCATTGATTGCGGGGAATGCCTGCGCGTGTGCCCTTGTAACGCGGTTGTTTCGCTCACGACATCTGCCGCTGATCTTTCCCGGTTCAAGTACAAAGTGGCATTACCGTCGCCGGTACTGTATTCGCAGTTTGGTCAGAACACCATGCCCAACACTGTACTTGCCGCCCTTGAAGAAACAGGATTTGACCGTGTCTACGATGAAGCGGTAATCTGCGAAATGACTTCGCTTGCCATTGAGGAATATCTGGTGAACCGGAAAGGCGCAGGGCCGACGATTTCCACAACCTGTCCCGTGGTCGTGCGGCTGATACAACGGCTCTTTCCTGATCTTTGCAGTTTGATCGTGCCCATTGAACCACCCAGGGAGATCGCGGCGAAAAATCTGCGCGCCGAAATTTCTAAAAAACTCGATATTCCCGACAATGAGATCGGGATAATCCATATAACGTCGTGCCCGGCTAAAATGGTTTCCATCAATCAACCGGAATCGATGTCGAAGTCTTATTTGAACGGCGCGGTCTCCATCCGTGACATCTTTAACCAAATCATGATGAAGATCAAAAAACCGAGCCTGCATGGTATCATGGATCCTCAGTGGTCGAGCAGCAGCATTGGGATCAACTGGGCGATCACGGGCGGTGAAACGAACTGTTTGAAGACATCCAATACGATCGCCGTCTCCGGTGTATATGATACGATCCGCATCCTGGGCGATGTTGAATCCGGCCGGTTAAAGAAGATCAACTACCTGGAATGCATGATCTGTCCCGACGGTTGCGTGGGCGGACCATTGGCCGTGGAGAACAGGTTCATTGCCAAAAGCAATATAATAAGGTTAATCAGGCATCTCGGCAACCGCCGGGTCGTTGATGCCGGTTACGTCAGGAAACTGTACAAAGACGGGTTTTTCTCATTTGAGCATGCGGTGGCACCCAGGCCTTTCACGCCGCTGGACAACAACCGTGATATGGCGATAAAAAAGTTCAAAATGAAAGAACAGATCATGAAAAAACTGCCGGGCATCAACTGTGGCGTATGTGGTGCGCCTGATTGCGAAACGCTTGCCGAGGATATCGCCAGGGAAGCAGCCCGGCTTGAGGAATGTATTTTTTTAGCTGCCACGTGA